In a genomic window of Sphingomonas lutea:
- a CDS encoding toll/interleukin-1 receptor domain-containing protein, whose protein sequence is MPRVAQLDAEERGAPAPRIRTRRKAKTHTQYFAFLSYSHRDEDLAKWLQRKLEQFQVPASLVGRLTANGAIPRRLTPIFRDEHELAAADDLGSEIEAALDSSQCLIVLCSPAAAASKWVNAEIATFKRVRPDGCVLAAIAAGEPFASDIGGREQEECFPPALRYRFDRRGRQTTTRAEPLAADLRHEGDPRRAGFLKLVAGMLGVSLDELVQREATQRHRRLAWVTTGSVVGMALAIVLAVAAVQARDEARDQRREAEGLVAFMLGDLKNKLEPIGRLDALDGVGSRVLAYYSKQDPSELSDAALLQRASALGLSAQVAFQRNNLDEAARLYRQAAAGTGEAVRRSPEDPQRLYDHAQNIFWVGEIARSRGDNSAAETAFREYKRLADQMVAIDPDNLRWRMEMLYAQENLGIVLLNQRRFGEAAKQLNAALRPMENLLAIDEGNIQYREEFSNILGWAADSERDAGRLEAAIRLRERQIALVRSALGRAGTNVQLRRQLIPAHQGLGVLQAMRGAAEPAIAQFRQAVAEADRLIPIEPANMLWKGQAAAARLELARTLFAARRTAEAAREMEAGCVLASQVREKDPTGSWRRLQTDCLTIRAHLALQSNYLSRAEVLAQQAVASAQSERRPDPVSVRYRVAAALSLLGDVHARSRRPERSREAWSRGLSALAQERAERPGEMNIRAGLLRRLGRKDEAQQLEARVSATGFRQLS, encoded by the coding sequence ATGCCGAGAGTTGCCCAACTGGATGCGGAGGAGCGTGGGGCGCCCGCGCCGCGCATCCGAACGCGGCGCAAGGCGAAGACCCACACCCAGTATTTCGCCTTCCTGAGCTACAGCCATCGCGACGAGGATCTCGCCAAATGGCTGCAGCGCAAGCTGGAGCAGTTCCAGGTGCCCGCGTCGCTGGTCGGCCGGCTGACCGCCAATGGCGCGATTCCCCGACGGCTGACCCCGATCTTCCGCGATGAGCATGAGTTGGCCGCGGCCGACGACCTCGGCAGCGAGATCGAAGCGGCGCTCGATTCCTCGCAATGCCTAATCGTCCTGTGCTCGCCCGCCGCGGCGGCGTCGAAATGGGTCAATGCGGAAATCGCGACGTTCAAGCGCGTCCGCCCCGACGGCTGCGTGCTCGCCGCAATCGCCGCCGGCGAGCCGTTCGCCAGCGACATCGGGGGGCGCGAGCAGGAGGAATGTTTCCCGCCGGCGCTGCGTTACCGCTTCGACCGCCGCGGGCGGCAGACGACGACTCGCGCCGAACCACTCGCCGCCGACCTCCGCCACGAAGGCGATCCGCGCCGCGCAGGCTTCCTCAAGCTGGTCGCCGGCATGCTTGGGGTGAGCCTCGACGAACTCGTGCAGCGCGAGGCGACGCAGCGCCATCGGCGGCTCGCCTGGGTCACGACCGGATCGGTCGTCGGCATGGCGCTGGCGATCGTGCTCGCGGTCGCCGCGGTGCAGGCGCGCGACGAAGCGCGCGACCAGCGACGGGAGGCCGAAGGGCTGGTCGCCTTCATGCTCGGCGATCTCAAGAACAAGCTGGAACCGATCGGCCGGCTCGATGCGCTCGACGGCGTGGGATCGCGCGTGCTGGCCTATTATAGCAAGCAGGATCCGTCGGAACTGAGCGATGCGGCCTTGCTCCAGCGGGCCAGTGCCCTCGGTTTAAGCGCCCAGGTCGCCTTCCAGCGCAACAATCTCGACGAAGCGGCGCGACTATATCGCCAGGCGGCCGCAGGCACCGGCGAAGCAGTGCGGCGTTCGCCCGAAGATCCGCAACGCCTCTACGATCACGCGCAGAACATCTTCTGGGTCGGGGAGATCGCTCGCAGCCGCGGCGACAACAGCGCGGCGGAAACGGCCTTTCGCGAATATAAGCGGTTGGCCGACCAGATGGTCGCCATCGACCCCGACAATCTGCGCTGGCGCATGGAAATGCTCTACGCTCAGGAAAATCTGGGCATCGTCCTGCTCAATCAGCGTCGGTTCGGCGAAGCGGCCAAGCAACTCAATGCGGCGCTGCGGCCCATGGAAAACCTGCTCGCGATCGACGAAGGGAATATTCAGTATCGCGAGGAGTTCTCCAATATTCTTGGCTGGGCGGCCGACAGCGAACGCGACGCGGGACGGCTGGAGGCCGCGATCCGCCTGCGCGAACGGCAGATCGCCCTTGTGCGCTCGGCGCTTGGCCGGGCAGGCACCAACGTTCAGCTCCGCCGGCAACTCATTCCCGCACATCAAGGGCTGGGAGTGTTGCAGGCGATGCGCGGCGCAGCCGAGCCAGCCATTGCGCAATTCCGCCAAGCCGTCGCCGAGGCTGACCGGCTGATCCCGATCGAGCCCGCGAACATGCTGTGGAAGGGGCAGGCAGCGGCCGCGAGATTGGAGCTCGCCCGGACCCTGTTCGCCGCCCGTCGTACCGCCGAGGCCGCGAGGGAAATGGAGGCCGGATGTGTACTCGCCTCCCAAGTGCGCGAAAAAGATCCGACCGGATCATGGCGCCGCCTGCAGACCGACTGCCTGACCATTCGCGCCCACCTTGCGCTGCAGTCGAACTACTTGAGCAGGGCCGAAGTCTTGGCGCAGCAGGCGGTGGCGTCCGCCCAAAGTGAACGTCGGCCCGACCCCGTCAGCGTCCGCTATCGGGTCGCCGCAGCACTCAGCTTGCTCGGCGACGTCCATGCGCGCAGTCGGAGACCTGAGCGGTCGCGCGAGGCTTGGTCACGGGGTCTCAGCGCGCTAGCACAGGAGCGGGCCGAACGGCCGGGGGAAATGAATATTCGGGCCGGACTGCTGCGGCGGCTGGGACGCAAGGACGAGGCGCAACAATTGGAGGCGCGCGTATCGGCGACAGGCTTTCGCCAGTTGTCTTAA
- the ispG gene encoding flavodoxin-dependent (E)-4-hydroxy-3-methylbut-2-enyl-diphosphate synthase, translating into MSLRPWRNIERRVSRQIMVGSVPVGGDAPISVQTMTNTPTEDAAATIDQIRRCEEAGADIIRVSVPTKEASAALRQITRAANVPIVADIHFHYKRALEAADAGAACLRINPGNIGSEERVKEVIAAARANGCAIRIGVNAGSLEKDLLEKYGEPCPEALVESALDHIRILEDHGFRDYKVAVKASDVFLAVAAYHQLASTVDCPLHLGITEAGGLIGGTVKSAIGMGSLLWAGIGDTIRVSLSAEPEEEVRVGYEILKSLGIRSRGVRVVSCPSCARQGFDVIRTVEALEQRLQHIKTPMSLSVLGCVVNGPGEARETDIGITGGGQGKHMVYLSGVTDHHVQDADMIDHIVRLVEAKAAEIDAAAHPALDAAE; encoded by the coding sequence ATGTCCCTAAGGCCTTGGCGAAATATCGAGCGGCGCGTGTCGCGGCAGATCATGGTTGGATCCGTCCCCGTCGGCGGCGATGCGCCGATCAGCGTCCAGACCATGACCAACACGCCGACCGAGGACGCCGCCGCGACGATTGACCAGATTCGCCGCTGCGAAGAGGCTGGCGCGGACATCATTCGCGTCTCGGTCCCGACCAAGGAAGCGAGCGCTGCACTCCGCCAGATCACGCGCGCGGCCAACGTTCCGATCGTTGCCGACATCCATTTCCACTACAAGCGCGCGCTCGAAGCCGCCGATGCCGGCGCCGCCTGCCTGCGCATCAATCCCGGCAACATCGGCTCCGAAGAGCGGGTGAAAGAGGTCATTGCCGCGGCGCGCGCCAACGGCTGCGCGATCCGCATCGGCGTCAATGCCGGCAGCCTCGAAAAGGATTTGCTCGAAAAATATGGCGAGCCTTGCCCCGAGGCCCTGGTCGAAAGTGCGCTCGACCATATCCGCATCCTCGAGGATCACGGGTTCCGTGACTATAAGGTCGCGGTCAAGGCGAGCGACGTCTTCCTCGCGGTTGCGGCCTACCATCAGTTGGCGAGCACGGTCGATTGTCCGCTGCACCTCGGCATCACCGAAGCCGGCGGGCTGATCGGCGGGACGGTCAAGTCGGCGATCGGCATGGGCAGCTTGCTGTGGGCAGGGATCGGCGACACCATCCGCGTCTCGCTCTCGGCCGAGCCCGAGGAAGAGGTTCGGGTCGGCTATGAAATCCTGAAATCTCTCGGCATCCGCAGCCGCGGGGTGCGAGTCGTATCATGCCCCTCCTGCGCACGGCAGGGCTTCGACGTCATTCGCACGGTCGAAGCGCTCGAACAGCGGCTGCAGCATATCAAGACGCCGATGTCGCTGTCGGTGCTCGGCTGCGTCGTCAACGGCCCCGGCGAAGCGCGCGAAACCGACATCGGCATCACCGGCGGCGGGCAGGGCAAGCATATGGTCTATCTGTCGGGCGTGACCGACCACCATGTGCAGGACGCCGACATGATCGACCATATCGTGCGCCTGGTCGAAGCGAAGGCGGCGGAGATCGATGCCGCCGCCCACCCCGCCCTCGACGCCGCCGAATAA
- a CDS encoding DMT family transporter: protein MTRDAYSPATAFMVGVLGIALFSGMDAVMKGLVLAIGTIATMFWRNLTGIVLSGALYLPRRKAWPAASTMRIHVARGVLSAAMGFLFFWGLGRVPLAQAVALAFIAPLIALFLAALILKEEIGGRTIGASFIAFAGVVVIFVGQAHADLGREATIGSVAILVSAVLYALNIIIMRRQALVADPLEITFFQSLIVTTILLLALPFVGVQVPPLAQWPWLLFAAALAIASMLLLSWAYARAQASYLAATEYTAFLWAMLFGWLFFDEGVSWFTLGGALMIVAGCILAARKPQDASPALEAAT, encoded by the coding sequence GTGACTCGCGACGCTTACTCCCCTGCCACCGCTTTCATGGTCGGCGTGCTCGGCATCGCGCTATTCTCCGGCATGGACGCGGTGATGAAGGGGCTCGTGCTCGCCATCGGCACGATCGCGACCATGTTCTGGCGCAACCTCACCGGAATTGTCTTGTCGGGCGCGCTTTACCTGCCGCGCCGCAAGGCTTGGCCGGCGGCGAGCACCATGCGCATCCATGTCGCGCGCGGGGTTCTGTCGGCAGCGATGGGCTTCCTTTTCTTCTGGGGCCTGGGTCGCGTGCCCCTGGCGCAAGCGGTGGCGTTGGCCTTCATTGCGCCGCTGATCGCCCTGTTCCTCGCCGCTCTTATCCTCAAGGAGGAGATCGGCGGCCGGACGATCGGCGCGTCGTTCATCGCCTTTGCCGGGGTCGTCGTCATCTTCGTCGGCCAGGCGCATGCCGACCTTGGCCGCGAAGCGACGATCGGCAGCGTTGCGATCCTGGTGTCGGCGGTGCTCTACGCGCTCAACATCATTATCATGCGGCGGCAGGCGCTGGTCGCCGACCCGCTGGAGATCACCTTCTTCCAGAGCCTGATCGTCACGACCATCCTGTTGCTGGCCTTGCCGTTCGTCGGGGTGCAAGTCCCGCCACTGGCGCAATGGCCGTGGCTGCTGTTTGCCGCGGCGCTGGCGATCGCCTCGATGCTCCTGCTGTCCTGGGCCTATGCGCGGGCGCAAGCTAGCTATCTCGCAGCGACCGAATATACCGCCTTCCTGTGGGCGATGCTGTTCGGCTGGCTGTTCTTCGATGAGGGCGTGTCCTGGTTTACGCTGGGCGGGGCGCTGATGATCGTGGCCGGCTGCATCCTCGCCGCGCGCAAGCCCCAGGACGCCAGCCCGGCGCTGGAGGCCGCGACCTGA
- a CDS encoding DMT family transporter, translating into MAWLWLILGGLFEVGFTTSLRFVDGFRNLPWTIAFLVSVAISMALLEYAARTIPMGTAYAVWGGIGAVGTVIVGMIWFNEPAGTVRVLLILAIVAAIAALRLTE; encoded by the coding sequence ATGGCCTGGCTGTGGCTCATCCTCGGTGGCCTGTTCGAAGTCGGCTTCACCACGTCGCTGCGATTCGTCGATGGCTTTCGCAACCTGCCGTGGACGATCGCCTTCCTGGTGTCGGTGGCGATCAGCATGGCGCTGCTCGAATATGCCGCGCGCACGATCCCGATGGGGACGGCCTATGCGGTGTGGGGCGGGATCGGCGCGGTCGGCACGGTGATCGTCGGCATGATCTGGTTCAACGAACCCGCGGGCACCGTCCGTGTACTCCTGATACTCGCGATCGTCGCGGCGATTGCCGCCCTGCGCCTCACCGAATAG
- a CDS encoding TonB-dependent receptor plug domain-containing protein, which yields MRNFYWLLTTTAFAVPATAQNGPPAAAPEATPAQAQSAAPVESDDPAEDYGDGEEIVVTGARLPGSVVGDIPPEKTFDARDIRATGATNINELLEALAPETGSARGRGGGAPVVLLNGQRVSGFRELRDIPTEAIQRVEVLPEEVALKYGYRADQRVVNIVTRRRFRSPVAEARGTAATDGGYAGGIGDVTRLIINRTGRTTLNLRGEANGTLTEAERDIASETDDGFARSLIGSRRLVRGTATINRSLGDVSATLNTELQHSSGRSLIGLGETLLEPLARNTDSNSAHAGVTLNWDKADWRWNVTGNADLDRSVTRTDRDDAFDDDRARSTRRSADVTGTAHGNLFKLPAGDASTTIRVGASTVGLDSERRRAEVVTGTDLGRTQGNAAINLDLPISRRNRDFSALGNLTLNANLEVEQLSDFGTLATFGAGANWSPIDRLNLITSWTREEGAPSIQQLGDPILETPDARIFDFTTGETALVTAITGGNPDLLADRRSVFKLGGNWQPSEKVDLRLRADFVSSRIDRPIGSIATTSAIEAAFPERFVRDGAGQLVSVDLRPVNFDSARQDTLRLGFNFTKPLKSRQPTQAQIDQMRAQFGGGGRRGGQAGGAPAGGAPSADTARPQEGAAPREGGGGRGFGRGGRGFGGGGGPFGGGNRGRLQFSLTDTITLVDKVNIRAGVPQLDYLDGEAIGQTGGRPRHQVEARAGWFNNGLGARASLDWRSGTRVESLTGDDLRFSPYATFDLRLFANLGEQFALVRKNPWLRGSSVRLEVDNLFNSRPRVRDASGNVPLNYQPDLLEPLGRTVMISFRKLFTPSPAAMRRMREQERAAGQTPGGDED from the coding sequence ATGCGTAATTTTTACTGGCTTTTGACCACCACCGCCTTCGCCGTTCCCGCCACTGCGCAGAACGGCCCGCCCGCCGCGGCACCCGAAGCGACACCAGCGCAGGCCCAGTCCGCCGCGCCGGTCGAGAGCGACGATCCCGCCGAAGATTATGGTGATGGCGAGGAGATCGTCGTCACTGGCGCGCGCCTGCCCGGATCGGTGGTCGGCGACATCCCGCCCGAAAAGACCTTCGACGCGCGCGACATCCGCGCAACCGGCGCGACCAATATCAACGAACTGCTGGAGGCGCTGGCGCCCGAGACCGGAAGCGCGCGCGGACGCGGCGGCGGCGCGCCGGTCGTCCTCCTCAACGGCCAGCGTGTGTCCGGCTTCCGCGAGTTACGAGATATTCCAACCGAGGCGATCCAACGGGTCGAGGTGCTGCCCGAGGAAGTCGCGCTCAAATACGGCTATCGCGCCGACCAGCGCGTGGTGAACATCGTCACCCGCCGCCGCTTCCGTTCGCCGGTGGCCGAGGCGCGCGGCACGGCGGCGACCGACGGTGGCTATGCCGGCGGGATCGGCGACGTGACGCGGCTGATCATCAACCGCACCGGACGCACCACGCTCAATTTGCGCGGAGAGGCCAACGGCACGCTGACCGAGGCCGAGCGCGACATCGCATCCGAGACTGACGATGGCTTTGCGCGCTCGCTGATCGGGTCGCGGCGCCTGGTTCGCGGGACAGCGACGATCAATCGTTCCCTCGGCGACGTTTCGGCGACGCTCAACACCGAATTGCAGCATAGCAGCGGCCGCTCGCTGATCGGTCTTGGCGAGACGTTGCTCGAACCGCTGGCGCGTAACACGGACAGCAATAGCGCCCACGCCGGCGTGACGCTCAACTGGGACAAGGCGGACTGGCGCTGGAACGTCACCGGCAATGCGGACCTCGACCGGTCGGTGACCCGGACGGACCGCGACGATGCGTTCGACGACGACCGCGCCCGCTCGACCCGCCGCTCGGCCGACGTCACCGGCACCGCGCACGGCAATCTGTTCAAGCTTCCCGCGGGCGACGCAAGCACCACGATCCGCGTCGGCGCGAGCACGGTCGGCCTCGACAGCGAGCGCCGCAGAGCGGAGGTTGTGACGGGCACCGACCTCGGCCGCACGCAAGGCAATGCCGCGATCAACCTCGACCTCCCCATCTCCCGCCGCAACCGCGATTTCAGCGCGCTCGGCAATCTGACGCTCAACGCCAATTTGGAAGTCGAGCAGCTGTCGGACTTCGGCACGCTGGCGACGTTCGGGGCGGGCGCCAATTGGTCGCCAATCGATCGGCTCAACCTGATCACCAGCTGGACGCGCGAGGAGGGCGCGCCGTCGATCCAGCAGCTCGGCGATCCGATCCTCGAGACGCCCGACGCGCGGATTTTCGACTTTACAACGGGCGAGACCGCACTCGTCACCGCGATCACCGGCGGCAATCCCGATCTGCTCGCCGACCGCCGCAGCGTGTTCAAGCTCGGCGGCAATTGGCAGCCGTCTGAAAAGGTCGACCTGCGCCTGCGCGCCGATTTCGTCAGCTCGCGCATCGACCGGCCGATCGGCAGCATTGCCACGACCTCGGCAATCGAGGCGGCGTTCCCCGAGCGCTTCGTCCGCGACGGGGCGGGCCAGCTCGTCAGCGTCGACTTGCGCCCGGTCAATTTCGACAGCGCTCGGCAGGACACCCTGCGGCTCGGCTTCAATTTCACCAAGCCGCTCAAGTCGCGCCAGCCGACGCAGGCCCAGATCGACCAGATGCGCGCCCAATTCGGCGGCGGCGGGCGGCGCGGCGGGCAGGCTGGTGGTGCTCCGGCGGGGGGCGCACCTTCGGCCGATACGGCACGTCCGCAGGAAGGGGCAGCGCCGCGCGAGGGCGGCGGCGGTCGTGGCTTCGGCCGGGGCGGTCGCGGCTTTGGCGGCGGCGGCGGACCGTTCGGCGGCGGCAATCGCGGACGGCTACAATTTTCGCTGACTGACACGATCACCTTGGTCGACAAGGTCAACATCCGCGCCGGCGTGCCTCAACTCGATTACCTTGACGGCGAAGCCATCGGCCAGACCGGCGGTCGTCCGCGTCACCAGGTCGAAGCGCGCGCCGGCTGGTTCAACAACGGCCTTGGCGCGCGCGCCAGCCTGGACTGGCGCAGCGGCACGCGGGTCGAGAGCCTGACTGGCGACGATCTGCGCTTCTCGCCCTATGCGACCTTCGACCTGCGCTTGTTCGCCAACCTCGGCGAGCAGTTTGCGCTGGTGCGGAAAAATCCGTGGCTGCGCGGCAGCTCGGTGCGGCTGGAAGTGGACAATCTGTTCAACAGCCGGCCCAGGGTGCGCGACGCCTCGGGCAACGTCCCCCTCAACTACCAGCCCGATCTGCTCGAACCGCTCGGACGGACGGTGATGATCAGCTTCCGCAAGCTGTTCACGCCCTCGCCCGCGGCGATGCGCCGCATGCGCGAGCAGGAGCGTGCCGCCGGGCAAACGCCGGGAGGCGACGAGGACTAG
- the hisS gene encoding histidine--tRNA ligase: MTPVQPVRGTQSLIGEDADRLATVVDAFDRVRRLYGFKRVEVPTIEHTQVFARTIGETTDVVSKEMYTFEDRGGEPITLRPEFTAGICRAYLSEGWKQFAPVRVATHGSAFRYERPQKGRFREFHQLDAEIIGAGEPQADVEILAFADQLLKELGIEGAILQLNTLGDPESRNAWRDALYEHFKAHARALGEDSQARLERNPLRILDSKAHQDWPVVDAAPTIDEFLTAEASDFFAKVTEGLDAAGVAWERAPRLVRGLDYYRHTAFEFVTDRLGAQGTVLAGGRYDGLIETLGGPHTPAVGWAAGIERLAMMIDAPAPDRVDVAVVAENAAREPDAFAFATQLRAAHIAAEIFVTGSPRKRYDRAMKTRPAAIVSLDVRDGAETRGFKLLDSDNAQAAQAQTIFDAQ; this comes from the coding sequence ATGACGCCCGTCCAGCCCGTCCGGGGCACCCAAAGCCTGATCGGAGAAGATGCCGACCGCCTCGCCACGGTGGTCGACGCATTCGATCGCGTGCGCCGCCTCTACGGCTTCAAGCGTGTCGAAGTGCCGACGATCGAGCATACGCAGGTCTTCGCGCGGACCATCGGCGAGACCACCGATGTGGTGTCGAAGGAAATGTACACCTTCGAGGATCGCGGCGGCGAGCCGATCACGCTCCGCCCCGAATTCACAGCGGGCATTTGTCGCGCTTATCTCAGCGAGGGCTGGAAGCAGTTCGCGCCGGTCAGGGTCGCGACCCACGGCTCCGCGTTTCGCTACGAGCGCCCGCAAAAGGGCCGCTTCCGCGAATTCCACCAGCTCGACGCCGAGATCATCGGCGCGGGCGAGCCGCAAGCCGATGTCGAGATCCTCGCCTTCGCCGATCAATTGCTCAAGGAGCTGGGGATCGAGGGCGCGATCCTCCAGCTTAACACGCTCGGCGATCCCGAGAGCCGCAATGCCTGGCGTGACGCGCTGTACGAACATTTCAAGGCGCACGCTCGCGCGCTTGGCGAGGACAGCCAGGCGCGGCTCGAGCGCAATCCCCTTCGCATCCTCGACAGCAAGGCCCACCAGGACTGGCCCGTGGTCGACGCCGCGCCGACAATCGATGAGTTCCTGACCGCCGAAGCCTCGGACTTTTTCGCCAAGGTCACCGAGGGGCTCGATGCCGCAGGCGTCGCCTGGGAACGCGCCCCAAGGCTCGTGCGTGGCCTCGATTATTACCGCCACACGGCGTTCGAATTCGTCACCGACCGCCTGGGCGCACAGGGCACCGTGCTCGCCGGCGGTCGCTATGACGGCCTCATCGAAACGCTTGGCGGCCCGCACACGCCGGCAGTCGGCTGGGCCGCGGGGATCGAGCGGCTGGCGATGATGATCGACGCGCCCGCGCCCGATCGGGTCGACGTCGCGGTGGTCGCCGAAAATGCGGCGCGGGAGCCTGATGCTTTCGCGTTCGCGACGCAACTACGCGCCGCGCACATCGCTGCGGAAATCTTCGTCACCGGCAGCCCGCGCAAGCGCTACGATCGGGCGATGAAGACGCGCCCCGCCGCGATCGTCTCGCTCGACGTCCGCGACGGCGCGGAAACGCGCGGGTTCAAGCTGCTCGACAGCGACAACGCGCAGGCCGCCCAGGCACAGACGATTTTCGACGCGCAATGA
- the prfA gene encoding peptide chain release factor 1 has product MTQISSERIASIEARKQELADAMASGNLAPEEFVRLSKDYAAIEPVAAAAREVRRLRAERQSLMAMTKDADEELRQIASEELLEIEAKLPEAERALAVKLLPRDAADDRAAMLEVRAGTGGDEAALFAGDLLRMYQRFAEGQGWRFELISASASEVGGYKEAIASISGTGVFAKLKFESGVHRVQRVPVTESGGRIHTSAATVAVLPEAEDVDVQIDDKDLRIDVYRSSGPGGQSVNTTDSAVRITHIPSGLVVIQQDEKSQHKNKAKALKVLRTRLFELERERLASERAGARKSMVGSGDRSERIRTYNFPQGRITDHRINLTKHNLPEVLEGTGLSEIVDALAAEDEAERLAGLEEE; this is encoded by the coding sequence ATGACCCAGATTTCTTCCGAGCGGATCGCGAGCATTGAGGCGCGCAAACAGGAGCTTGCCGACGCCATGGCCAGCGGCAACCTTGCGCCCGAAGAGTTCGTCCGGCTGTCCAAGGATTATGCCGCGATCGAGCCGGTCGCTGCCGCGGCTCGCGAGGTGCGGCGGCTGCGCGCCGAGCGCCAGAGCCTGATGGCAATGACCAAGGACGCTGACGAGGAACTGCGCCAGATCGCGTCCGAGGAATTGCTGGAGATCGAGGCCAAGCTGCCCGAGGCCGAGCGCGCTCTGGCGGTGAAGCTGCTGCCGCGCGACGCTGCCGACGACCGCGCCGCGATGCTCGAAGTCCGCGCCGGCACTGGCGGCGACGAGGCGGCGCTGTTCGCGGGCGATCTGCTGCGCATGTACCAGCGCTTTGCCGAAGGGCAGGGCTGGCGCTTCGAACTCATTTCCGCCTCCGCGTCCGAGGTTGGCGGCTACAAGGAAGCCATCGCCTCGATCAGCGGCACGGGCGTGTTCGCCAAGCTGAAGTTCGAAAGCGGGGTCCACCGTGTCCAGCGCGTGCCCGTGACGGAAAGCGGCGGGCGCATCCACACCTCCGCGGCCACCGTCGCCGTGCTGCCGGAGGCGGAGGATGTCGACGTCCAGATCGACGACAAGGATCTGCGCATCGACGTCTATCGTTCGTCGGGGCCGGGCGGGCAGTCGGTCAACACTACCGACAGCGCGGTGCGCATTACGCATATTCCGTCGGGGCTTGTCGTCATCCAGCAGGATGAAAAGTCGCAGCACAAGAACAAGGCCAAGGCGCTGAAGGTGCTGCGTACGCGCCTGTTCGAGCTCGAGCGCGAACGCCTTGCCAGCGAGCGCGCGGGCGCCCGCAAGTCGATGGTCGGATCGGGTGACCGCTCGGAGCGAATCCGCACCTATAATTTCCCCCAAGGGCGGATCACCGACCACCGCATCAACCTGACCAAGCACAACCTTCCCGAAGTGCTCGAAGGGACAGGCCTGAGTGAAATCGTCGACGCTTTGGCAGCGGAAGACGAAGCGGAGCGTTTGGCGGGCCTGGAGGAAGAGTGA
- the prmC gene encoding peptide chain release factor N(5)-glutamine methyltransferase, which yields MKAIDRALADAARQLDASSDTARLDAELLMAEALNIDRDRLILAPPDRDVPKRYWDMVERRKTGEPVAYITGRRAFWDIELHVGPGVLIPRPDSEVLISSAIEHFRDRDPPECILDLGTGPGTLLLAALDIWRDASGVGIDVSRRALSYASANARRLGFEKRLKLKLGDWAAGISDTFDLLLCNPPYVAEGEALGPGVREFEPDEALFAGDEGLDAYRVLAPQLPRLLRPGGMVAIEIGPDQADAVSALLARDGLQASVAHDLAGRPRAVLLTWAKSRN from the coding sequence GTGAAGGCTATCGATCGCGCGCTGGCGGACGCCGCGCGCCAGTTGGATGCGTCAAGCGATACGGCGCGGCTCGATGCCGAGCTGCTGATGGCCGAAGCGCTCAATATCGATCGCGACCGGCTGATCCTGGCACCGCCCGATCGCGATGTGCCGAAGCGCTATTGGGACATGGTCGAGCGGCGCAAGACCGGCGAGCCGGTCGCCTATATCACCGGCCGCCGCGCCTTCTGGGATATTGAACTGCACGTTGGTCCGGGCGTGCTCATCCCGCGCCCCGACAGCGAAGTGCTCATTTCTTCGGCCATCGAGCATTTCCGCGACCGCGACCCGCCCGAATGCATTCTCGACCTCGGCACGGGCCCGGGAACCCTGCTGCTCGCCGCGCTGGACATTTGGCGGGACGCGAGCGGCGTCGGCATCGACGTTTCGCGCCGTGCCTTGTCTTACGCGTCGGCCAACGCCCGCCGACTGGGGTTTGAAAAGCGGCTCAAGCTCAAGCTCGGCGATTGGGCGGCCGGCATCTCGGATACGTTCGACCTCCTGCTGTGTAACCCGCCCTACGTTGCCGAGGGCGAAGCGCTCGGCCCCGGCGTGCGCGAATTCGAGCCGGACGAGGCGCTGTTCGCAGGCGACGAGGGCCTCGATGCCTATCGCGTGCTGGCGCCGCAGCTGCCGCGCCTGCTCCGCCCCGGCGGGATGGTGGCGATTGAAATCGGGCCCGATCAGGCGGACGCGGTGAGCGCGCTGTTAGCCCGGGACGGTCTGCAGGCCAGCGTCGCCCACGACCTTGCGGGGCGTCCGCGCGCGGTACTGCTGACATGGGCGAAAAGCCGTAACTAG